A single region of the Micropterus dolomieu isolate WLL.071019.BEF.003 ecotype Adirondacks linkage group LG02, ASM2129224v1, whole genome shotgun sequence genome encodes:
- the aimp2 gene encoding aminoacyl tRNA synthase complex-interacting multifunctional protein 2 isoform X2, whose product MPMYQNGEVDPAVKALEARQDEIMRKLYELKAAVEGLAKTVTTPDADLDLTVSSSLSSQCSSSTNFKGVAELDTLLGKDLGALRDIVINANPAKPPLSLLVLHSLLCQRYRVLSTVHVHSSVDSVPSQLLSCLGPRHANSYARQMFQLGFTLIWKNVPKLQMKFSVQNMCPIEGEANVARFLFKLLAPYPSDPALATLVDSWVDIAFFQLAEGSAKEQATVLRALNSTLGRHPWLAGPEFSLADIACYCCVLQSGSASSAPAHVQRWIKSCENLGHFSSAKLLLQ is encoded by the exons ATGCCCATGTACCAG AATGGCGAGGTGGACCCAGCGGTCAAAGCACTGGAGGCCCGGCAGGATGAAATCATGAGAAAACTGTATGAGCTGAAAGCAGCTGTCGAGGGCCTGGCCAAGACGGTGACCACCCCAGATGCTGATCTTGACCTGACAGTAAGCAGCAGCCTCTCCTCCCAATGCTCCAGCTCCACAAATTTCAAAGGTGTCGCAGAGCTGGACACACTACTGGGCAAG GACCTCGGTGCTCTCCGCGACATCGTCATAAACGCCAACCCGGCTAAGCCACCCCTGTCCCTGCTGGTGCTCCACAGCTTGCTGTGTCAGCGCTATCGGGTGCTCTCCACCGTCCATGTCCACTCCTCGGTTGACAGTGTGCCGTCACAGCTCCTGTCCTGCCTCGGCCCACGACACGCAAACAGCTATGCCCGCCAGATGTTCCAGCTGGGATTCACCCTCATATGGAAAAATG TCCCCAAACTGCAGATGAAGTTCAGCGTCCAGAACATGTGTCCCATCGAGGGCGAGGCCAACGTGGCGCGCTTCCTCTTCAAGCTGCTCGCTCCCTACCCCAGTGATCCTGCTCTCGCCACGCTGGTGGACAGCTGGGTGGACATAGCTTTCTTCCAGCTGGCAGAGGGCAGCGCCAAGGAGCAGGCCACCGTCCTGCGGGCCCTCAACTCCACTCTGGGCCGCCACCCCTGGCTGGCCGGGCCAGAGTTCTCCCTGGCCGACATTGCCTGCTATTGCTGCGTGCTGCAAAGTGGCTCGGCCTCCTCAGCTCCCGCTCATGTCCAGCGCTGGATCAAGTCCTGTGAGAACCTGGGACACTTCAGCTCTGCCAAGCTGCTTCTGCAGTGA
- the zgc:161969 gene encoding uncharacterized protein zgc:161969 — protein sequence MDVDQHETYGETKSAMHTWRYRHHFTYKADQGKNIIVQCNLCLPRVNLLSTSKTSTSNLKKHLDRTHLGCEARPDAKRGRKREEHNGEESRHCQLKKLKAEIISKCLTQAKIDELVFNFIVEDCQSFYVLEQPGFRRLIAGLTEGLKSMDRVTLFTKVDQGFSRMREELMAKLANIQYVCTTADIWTANNRSFFGMTCHWIDPGSLERKSAALGFARLQGRITYDTIAGRIHDIHVAYNIESKVQTTVTDNGSPFMSVFKEFAVDSTESDDDIGFYENVSAVLEGEPEQDMLLFLPTVQRCASHTLELIVTEDFWQAVSQGPMCQLHYSVMAKVYAIWSKCHHLQVGMDAAEEIGKMALVVPAVIRWNVEYCAVQKIVSLSERELTELCARLEVPRMQPEEMAFLKEYVTVFHPLAFALELFQAEQKCYLGLVIPTVLSLKNKLNEQKDAANYFGDVVNAIVVAIDVRFQELFDSTEAKIATATTPQFRLWWIAASEREEMCALLATEASQVEPCNVTLRNATEAKSSRNLSTIESEDDFFSYGPVKPAIQIQQRGVMEEIRKYVEGTGKSLECLQDFPRVKQLFLKYNTTLPSTAPVQRLFSQKGNLVTSQRNFLTDDYFERIQLLRYNSNVCNLVPE from the exons ATGGATGTGGATCAGCATGAGACCTACGGTGAGACTAAATCGGCCATGCATACTTGGCGATATCGCCACCATTTCACGTACAAGGCAGATCAAGGAAAAAATATCATCGTCCAGTGTAATCTATGTCTGCCGAGGGTCAATCTGCTGTCCACGTCGAAAACCTCAACATCAAACCTAAAGAAGCATTTAGAT AGAACACACCTGGGCTGTGAGGCCAGGCCTGATGCCAAGAGGGGACGGAAGAGAGAAGAGCACAATGGAGAGGAAAGCAGGCACTGCCAGCTCAAGAAACTCAAGGCAGAAATCATCTCCAAATGCTTGACCCAGGCAAAGATCGATGAGCTAGTTTTTAACTTCATCGTGGAAGACTGCCAGTCGTTTTATGTGCTAGAGCAACCCGGCTTCAGGAGGCTGATTGCAGGCTTAACTGAAGGGCTTAAGTCCATGGACAGGGTGACCTTGTTTACAAAGGTGGACCAGGGTTTCTCCAGGATGCGGGAGGAGCTGATGGCGAAACTCGCCAACATCCAGTACGTGTGCACCACAGCCGACATTTGGACAGCCAACAACAGAAGCTTCTTCGGGATGACCTGTCACTGGATCGATCCAGGCTCTCTGGAGAGGAAATCCGCCGCTCTGGGGTTCGCGCGGCTGCAGGGCAGGATCACGTACGACACCATCGCCGGACGGATACATGACATCCATGTGGCGTACAATATTGAAAGCAAAGTTCAGACCACGGTCACCGATAATGGCAGCCCCTTTATGAGCGTGTTCAAAGAGTTTGCGGTGGACAGCACGGAGAGCGACGACGACATTGGGTTCTACGAGAACGTGAGCGCCGTCCTCGAGGGGGAGCCGGAGCAGGACATGCTGCTGTTTCTGCCCACTGTGCAGCGCTGTGCATCACACACCCTCGAGCTGATTGTCACTGAGGACTTTTGGCAGGCTGTGTCACAAGGGCCCATGTGCCAGCTACATTACAGCGTGATGGCCAAGGTGTATGCCATATGGAGCAAATGCCACCATCTCCAGGTCGGTATGGATGCTGCAGAGGAGATAGGGAAGATGGCACTTGTTGTCCCTGCTGTCATACGCTGGAATGTGGAGTACTGTGCTGTGCAGAAGATTGTCTCTCTCAGTGAGCGAGAGCTGACGGAGCTGTGCGCCCGCCTGGAGGTCCCGCGCATGCAGCCAGAGGAGATGGCCTTCCTGAAAGAATATGTGACCGTGTTCCACCCGCTCGCTTTTGCACTAGAACTTTTCCAAGCGGAGCAGAAATGCTACCTGGGTCTGGTCATCCCGACCGTACTCAGTCTGAAGAACAAGTTAAATGAGCAGAAAGACGCAGCGAATTACTTTGGCGACGTCGTCAACGCCATCGTGGTGGCAATTGACGTGCGGTTCCAGGAGCTGTTTGACAGCACAGAAGCAAAGATTGCGACGGCGACGACTCCACAGTTTCGCCTGTGGTGGATTGCGGCGTCTGAGAGGGAGGAGATGTGCGCCCTGCTGGCCACAGAGGCGTCCCAGGTGGAGCCCTGCAACGTGACGCTGCGTAATGCAACCGAGGCAAAGTCCAGTCGCAACTTGTCTACCATTGAATCTGAGGATGACTTCTTCAGCTACGGGCCAGTGAAGCCTGCCATTCAGATCCAGCAGCGGGGAGTGATGGAGGAGATCCGCAAGTATGTCGAAGGGACAGGGAAGAGCCTGGAGTGCCTGCAGGACTTCCCCAGAGTGAAGCAGCTTTTCCTAAAATACAACACCACCTTGCCGTCCACGGCTCCTGTCCAGCGTCTCTTCAGTCAGAAAGGCAACCTGGTCACCTCACAGAGAAACTTTCTGACTGACGACTACTTTGAACGCATTCAGCTCTTGAGATACAACAGCAACGTGTGCAATTTGGTGCCTGAGTGA
- the aimp2 gene encoding aminoacyl tRNA synthase complex-interacting multifunctional protein 2 isoform X1, protein MPMYQVKPVCGGHIKTDLPTCMYKLPNIHAQQGNSCTSEHALQNGEVDPAVKALEARQDEIMRKLYELKAAVEGLAKTVTTPDADLDLTVSSSLSSQCSSSTNFKGVAELDTLLGKDLGALRDIVINANPAKPPLSLLVLHSLLCQRYRVLSTVHVHSSVDSVPSQLLSCLGPRHANSYARQMFQLGFTLIWKNVPKLQMKFSVQNMCPIEGEANVARFLFKLLAPYPSDPALATLVDSWVDIAFFQLAEGSAKEQATVLRALNSTLGRHPWLAGPEFSLADIACYCCVLQSGSASSAPAHVQRWIKSCENLGHFSSAKLLLQ, encoded by the exons ATGCCCATGTACCAGGTAAAGCCCGTCTGTGGTGGTCACATAAAGACTGATTTACCAACCTGCATGTACAAGTTACCAAATATCCACGCGCAGCAAGGGAACAGCTGCACCTCTGAACACGCTCTTCAG AATGGCGAGGTGGACCCAGCGGTCAAAGCACTGGAGGCCCGGCAGGATGAAATCATGAGAAAACTGTATGAGCTGAAAGCAGCTGTCGAGGGCCTGGCCAAGACGGTGACCACCCCAGATGCTGATCTTGACCTGACAGTAAGCAGCAGCCTCTCCTCCCAATGCTCCAGCTCCACAAATTTCAAAGGTGTCGCAGAGCTGGACACACTACTGGGCAAG GACCTCGGTGCTCTCCGCGACATCGTCATAAACGCCAACCCGGCTAAGCCACCCCTGTCCCTGCTGGTGCTCCACAGCTTGCTGTGTCAGCGCTATCGGGTGCTCTCCACCGTCCATGTCCACTCCTCGGTTGACAGTGTGCCGTCACAGCTCCTGTCCTGCCTCGGCCCACGACACGCAAACAGCTATGCCCGCCAGATGTTCCAGCTGGGATTCACCCTCATATGGAAAAATG TCCCCAAACTGCAGATGAAGTTCAGCGTCCAGAACATGTGTCCCATCGAGGGCGAGGCCAACGTGGCGCGCTTCCTCTTCAAGCTGCTCGCTCCCTACCCCAGTGATCCTGCTCTCGCCACGCTGGTGGACAGCTGGGTGGACATAGCTTTCTTCCAGCTGGCAGAGGGCAGCGCCAAGGAGCAGGCCACCGTCCTGCGGGCCCTCAACTCCACTCTGGGCCGCCACCCCTGGCTGGCCGGGCCAGAGTTCTCCCTGGCCGACATTGCCTGCTATTGCTGCGTGCTGCAAAGTGGCTCGGCCTCCTCAGCTCCCGCTCATGTCCAGCGCTGGATCAAGTCCTGTGAGAACCTGGGACACTTCAGCTCTGCCAAGCTGCTTCTGCAGTGA
- the cacng4b gene encoding calcium channel, voltage-dependent, gamma subunit 4b, translating to MAWCDRGVQTLLATVGAFAAFSLMTIAIGTDYWLYSRAYICNTTNATTDETQSQPKTKKGDLTHSGLWRICCIEGINQGSCYRINHFPDDNDYDTDSSEYLLRIVRASSVFPILSTCLLMLGGMCVGVGRVYNKTNNVLLSAGILFVAAGLSNIIGIIVYISSNAGDPNDKRDDDKKYTYSYGWSFYFGALSFIVAETVAVLAINIYIERNKEVRWRARREFIRTLSSSSPYSRIPSFRYRRRTSRASSHSTEASQENSPVVGLKRAPSSSGPLDELSMYALARDSVTENTYSPEHEAAADFLQVHNCFPNDLKDGVNRRTTPV from the exons ATGGCTTGGTGTGACCGCGGGGTTCAAACGCTGCTGGCCACCGTGGGGGCTTTCGCTGCCTTCAGCCTAATGACTATTGCCATCGGCACGGACTACTGGCTCTATTCGCGGGCGTACATCTGCAACACCACCAATGCCACCACAGACGAGACGCAATCGCAGCCCAAAACCAAAAAGGGCGACCTCACCCACTCCGGGCTATGGAGAATCTGCTGTATTGAAG GCATCAATCAAGGCAGCTGTTACAGGATCAACCATTTCCCCGACGACAACGACTACGACACTGATAGCTCTGAATACCTGCTGC GTATAGTTCGTGCCTCCAGCGTGTTCCCTATCCTCAGTACCTGCCTGTTGATGCTCGGAGGGATGTGTGTCGGGGTGGGCCGAGTCTACAACAAGACGAACAACGTCCTCCTCAGCGCAGGCATTCTCTTTGTAGCTGCAG GTCTGAGCAACATAATTGGCATCATCGTCTACATCTCCAGCAATGCCGGAGACCCCAATGATAAACGTGATGATGACAAGAAGTACACTTACTCCTACGGTTGGTCCTTCTACTTTGGCGCCCTCTCCTTCATCGTGGCCGAAACTGTGGCGGTCCTTGCCATCAACATCTACATTGAGAGAAACAAGGAGGTTCGCTGGAGGGCACGGCGTGAATTCATCCGCacgctctcttcctcttccccaTACTCGAGGATACCGAGCTTCCGCTACCGTAGGCGGACATCGCGTGCCAGCTCTCATTCTACGGAGGCATCGCAGGAGAACTCGCCAGTGGTGGGTCTGAAGAGGGCGCCATCTTCCAGTGGGCCCCTGGACGAGCTGTCCATGTACGCCCTGGCGAGGGACAGTGTGACGGAAAACACATACAGCCCTGAACACGAGGCCGCTGCTGATTTCCTCCAGGTTCATAACTGTTTCCCCAATGATTTAAAGGACGGAGTGAATCGCAGGACCACACCAGTGTGA